The Flammeovirga pectinis genomic interval ATTTGATGACAAGTTATTAAGTCCGATTGATCACTTAACGAATAATTATAAGAATATGAACACTACATTGTTGAACCAGCAAATTATGACAGACAGAGAGTTTGAACGCCTTCAAACTTTGTCTTTTGGTACTAGTGCTGAAGCATCTATCGTTATTGCTCACGAAATTGCGGATCTTATTCGTGATAAAGCTTCTAAAGGAGAAAATGCCGTTCTAGGTTTAGCTACTGGTTCATCACCTTTAAAAGTATACGATGAATTAATTCGTTTACATAAAGAAGATGGTTTATCATTCAAAAATGTAATTACTTTCAACCTTGACGAGTATTATCCTATGCAACCTGATTCTGTACATTCTTATGTACGTTTCATGAAGGAAAATTTATTCGATCATATTGATATTCAAGATAAAAACATTCATATTCCTGACGGTACTGTAGCAATGGAAAACGTGTATTCGTTTTGCCAAGACTACGAAGCTAAAATTGCTGCTGCAGGTGGTTTAGATATTCAAGTTTTAGGTATTGGCCGTACAGGTCATATTGGTTTTAACGAACCAGGTTCTACAGAAAATAGCCGTACGCGTATAGTAACTTTAGATGCTGTTACACGTATAGATGCTGCCCCTTCTTTTGGTGGTCTTGATAACGTACCTAAGCGTGCAATTACAATGGGTGTTAAGCCTATTATGCAAGCGGGTCGTATTATAATGATGGCTTGGGGTTCTGGAAAAGCACCTATCGTTAAGAAAATGGTAGAGGGTGATATCTCTATGCAAGTACCTGCAACATTCCTTCAAAAACACGATAACGTTTCTGTTTACATCGATGAAGGTGCTACTGAAAACTTAACGCGTATTACAACTCCTTGGTTAGTACGTGAGGTAGAATGGACAGAAGCAATGATTAAAAAAGCTGTTGTTTGGCTGGCTTACAAAACAGGCAAACCAGTACTTAAACTAACAAACAAAGATTATTTAGAGAGCGGTTTAGATAGCGTTCTTTCCACTAAAGGTTCTGCATACGATTTGAATATTGAGGTATTCAATATGTTGCAACATACTATTTCTGGATGGCCAGGAGGAAAGCCTAATGCAGACGATACGCAACGTCCAGAAAGAGCAGAGCCTGCTAAAAAACGTGTAATTATCTTCTCTCCTCACCCAGATGACGATGTTATTTCTATGGGAGGAACGTTCCAACGTTTAGTAGACCAAGGACACGAAGTACATGTAGCTTACCAAACTTCTGGTAACATTGCCGTTTCTGACGATGATGCACGTAGATATGCTACATTTACACAGTCTATGATGAAAACTTTTGAGTTTGATTCTGCAGAATCTCGTTCTAAGTTAAAAGAAATCACTGGTTTCTTAGATGCTAAAGAAGAAGGAGATATTGACTCTCTAGCAGTACGTCAGATGAAAGGTCAAATTCGTCGTGATGAATCAATTGCAGCTTGTCGTTACACAGGTATTCCTGTAAGTAATGTTCACTTCTTAGATTTACCATTCTATGAAACAGGTAAAGTTCGTAAGAACCCTGTAGGAACAGCTGATATTGAAATTATCAAAAATTTATTGACCGAATTAAAGCCTGAGCAAATTTATGCAGCAGGTGATTTAGCCGATCCACATGGTACACACCGTGTATGTTTAGATGCTATCTTCGCAGCTCTTGAAGAGTTGAAAACCGAAGAGTACATGAAAAACTGTTGGTGTTGGTTATACAGAGGTGCATGGCACGAATGGCCAATCGACGAAATCGAAATGGCAGTACCAATGTCTCCTGAGCAAGTATTGAAAAAGCGTAAAGCAATTTTCTTCCACGAGTCTCAAAAAGATGGTGTAGTATTCCAAGGTACAGATGATCGTGAATTCTGGCAACGTGCCGAAGAGCGTAATGCTGGAACTGCAAAATTATATAACCAATTAGGTTTATCTGAGTATGAAGCAATGGAAGCGTTTGTACGTTACCACTTCATCTAAAAACACTTTTAAAGTGTGCGATGATTAAATTATTGAGCGTCTGAAAGAAATTTCAGACGCTTTTTTTTTAGCTGATATTCTTGTAATTTGTTGTTACCCATTTTTTTTTAATGCATTACATTCATAATCCTCTTATAATGAACATAATTACAAAGAAAGTAGATTACAGCAGCTTACTCGTCAGATATTCGGTACTAACATTACTCCTGTTTTTTACTTTTATTTTATCGTCTGAAGCGAATGATAGTATCCCAACAGTAAAAGTTGGTATAGAAGTTCTTCGAGATAAAAATTTTAAATCTTTAGAAGGAAAAAGAGTTGGCTTGGTAACTAACCCAACAGGTGTTGATCATAATTTCACTTCTACTATTGATATTTTACATCAAGCCCCAAATGTTCAACTTACTGCTCTTTATGGGCCAGAACATGGCGCTAGAGGAGATACAGACGCAGGAGCACATGTAAATAGTTATATTGATAAAATAACTGGGTTAACGGTTTACTCCTTATATGGTAAAACCAGAAAGCCAACTCCAGAAATGCTTCAAAATGTGGATGTTATTGTGTATGACATCCAAGATATTGGCGTCAGATCATATACTTTTATTAGTACACTAGGTCTTGTTATGGAGGCTGCAGCAGAAAATAATAAAGAAGTAATAGTACTAGACCGTCCAAATCCTTTAGGAGGAAATAAGATTGAAGGTAACATTGTAGAACCTAACTTCTTCTCTTTTGTAAGTCAGTTTCCAATTCCTTATATCTACGGAATGACAGTTGGAGAATTAGCTTACATGATGAACTATGAAGGGTGGTTAAAAAATAAAGCACAATGCAAATTATCCGTTGTTCCAATGAAAGGTTGGAAACGTAATATGAGGTTTAAAGATACTGGAAGAGAATGGGTACCTACTTCACCGCATATTCCTTTTCAAGAAATTGCAGAGCTTTACCCTGCCACAGGAATTATTGGAGAACTTGAAGCTAGCTTTATCGGTATTGGTTATACCTTACCTTTTAGTTTATTAGGTGCAGAATGGATTGATGGTTTAAAATATGCAGAGGCACTTAATAAGTTAAATTTAGATGGTGTACACTTCAGACCTATATCATTTACTCCTTATTACAAAGATAAAAAAGGAATGAAATTACATGGTGTACAAGTTTATATCACTAATTTTTCTACAGTAAGATTATCAGAAATTCAATTCCAAGCTTTAGCAGTCCACCATCAGCTTTATCCTAATAAAGATCTTTTTAAAGGGAAAGAAAACAGGTTTGGTATGTTTGATAAAGTTTGTGGAAGTGATCAGATAAGAACTCGATTTACACAAAATTATACGTTTGATAGTATAAAAGATTATTGGAGGAAAGATGAAGTAGCTTTCAAGAAAAAATCTACCGTTTATTATATGTATAGATAAAAAGAAAAGAGTTGATAGAAATTTAAATCTATCAACTCTTTTTATTTAAACGAAATATAGTTTTATATCAATACTTAAGCTACAGACAACTCTGCCACCTGGTCTTTTTGTTTTTGTGCAGAAAATAGATAGATAAAACCACCAATTGTAAACAATGTATCTGCAATTGTCATTGGTAAATAATGCATTAAAGTTATATCTGGTGACGTAAGCATTAATCCCCATCCTGTTAAGGCCATTATACCTTTTTCAAAATTAGAATATATAACTGCAGACTTTCTATATTTCTTTTTAGTACCTGCCATAAAAAGATAAACTCCTATACAACTTACCATCATAGCCCAATGTCCAAACAATGGTGCTGCAAAAGGTATATTAAGCATATCTAAATGTAAAACCGTATCTGTACCCGAAATAGGATTTAAAATCATAGGAACATTACCTAAAGCAGTAATTAAACCAGTAATCCAAAAATAATATTTTGTTACTTTCTCGTTCATAATTGTAGTATTTAAAAGGATGCGTATTTTTAATTAAGATATTTGACTTGATGTATCTGAAGAAGGTTTTATCAGATAGATAATTCCTCCAATAGCAAGTAGTGCTTCTAGTACTATTAAAAGCGTATAATTTGCATGTACACCATATTCAGAAATTGATATAGCATTAAAATCACTTGTTAAATACCATAATGAACATCCTATAATATATAATTTTGATGCTGTTGAGAATAACGCAACCGAAAAACGGACAGTTGAATTAAAACTTGCATAAATTAATAAAGCACCTAAACCCACTGCCATAACTCCCCAATGTCTAATTAATGGCATATAATTCTCTGGAATATTTGCTGTAAAATTAAATAATTCTAAAGTTGCCAATCTTGGGGCAATCATAACTGGTAAACTCCCTAATAGGGTAGCAATTCCTGCAATAAGGAAAAAATATTTTGTTGTTTTCTGGTTCATAATTTTAATGTTTTTGATTGATAGAAGAGTTATCAACCTATTCTCTAATTCTGTATGTTGCAAATTTAGTTTGAATTGAAACAATTAAAATTGATCTATGATAAGATTTTAATAGAAAACAAAAAAAGCTGTAAAACCAATAGTAATTAGTTTTACAGCTTATTATATATCTAAAATCTAAATAATTAATACCACTCAGATATTTCTTTCAAAGATTTCCTATCAATATTAGGCACTTTTGAATTCTCTTTCGGATAGCCTACAGGTATTAATAAGAAAGGGCGTTCGTTTGCAGGTCTATTGAGTTCCTTTACTAAAAAGTTCATTGGAGATGGTGTGTGCGTTAAAGCAACCAACCCTACCTCATGAATTGCATTTAGAAGAAACCCTGTAGCTAATCCTACAGATTCATTTACGTAATAATTATTATGACGAATTCCTTCATCATCTATATTATATACCTGCTTAAAAACTACAATTAACCAAGGAGCTGTTTCTAAAAACTCTTTGTGCCAATCTGTTCCAAACTGCCTTAAGTCTTCAATCCACTCATCACTCATTCTTCCGTGATAACCTTCATACTCTTCCTTTTCAGCAGCCTTTCTAATATTTTTCTTTACCTCAGCTGAAGAAACAGCACAGAACATCCATGGTTGTTTATTTGCTCCCGAAGGTGCACAGCTTGCAGCTCTAATAACATTCTCTATAACCTCCTTAGGAACCTGTTTATCTGAAAACTCTCTTAATGATCGTCTTTTATTAATTTTAGAGTAATATTTCTTAGAACAAAGTAACATTTCTTCATCAGAAATATTGTCTGGTATATATGGTATAAAATCTTCTGTAGAGTTCATACTAAAGGGTTAATTTCGTTTACTGTCTTATCTACGCTTAAAAGTACAATAAAAACTTTAAAAAATTAAAAAACAAACTTATTTATTGCTTCTAATAATTCTTTTGGTTTTTCAGCATGTACCCAATGTCCTGCCCCATCTATCATAACAATATGTACAGAGGCAAATTTTTCATTAATTTCTTTTTGGTCAGCTTCTTGAATATAATTAGAACTACTTCCTCCAATAAACAAAGTAGGTACCTCAATTAAATGATTTGATTCTAATGCTTTTCCTACTTCTTCAATATTTTCTGTAATTACTTTTAAGTTTGGTCGCCAAGCAAAACCACCTTCTTTTTTACGATATATATTTTTAAGTAAGAAAGAACGTTCTCCAAAATTTGGAATATATTCAGCCAATGCTTTATCTGCTTCTCCTCTCGTTTTAATGGTTGTTATAGGTAGTGCATTTAACCCTTCTAAAATAACTTGATGATGTACAGGATAAAAACGAGGTGCAATATCTACTATAATCATTCTACTTAACATTGAAGGGTAATTTGCTGCAAATTGCATTACAGCCTTGCCTCCCATAGAATGTCCTAATACAATTGGTTTTTCTATCTCATGTTGTTCAATAAAATCTTTAATATCATCTGCTAGAAATTGATAAGAAAAGTCTTCGCTGTGTGGAGACTGCCCATGATTACGTTGGTCTATCATGTATACATGAAATTTTTCTGACAACACTTTCCCTAAAGTCATCCAATTATCACACTGTCCAAATAAACCATGAAATATTAAGAAAGGAGTATTTCCTTTTTCACCAATTTCTCTATAAAACAAATTCATTGTCTTCTTAATTTTAATTAGAGGTACTAAACACTTAATTTTGATGTGCAATTTATAAAATGAAATCCTGTCTTTATAAAAATGAAAAAAATCTCTAAACAATTTTCTCTATTTGTTTTAGTTATTGGTCTATTTTTTAGCTGTGGCTTAAAAACTTCGGAGAAAATTAATTCAACTAGTGTAAATAAGCAGATTAAGGAACGTAAAATAAAGCGTATAAAAGAGCCTAACATTGTGGAGAAAGGTTATGCTATTGGTACTACAATAAGTACTAGTTTTAATCAAGAAACACCTTGCGGAACAATTGCACTAACTTCGATGCCTGATAGTGTATCTCAATTTTTAAATAAAGTATGGATAGCCTGTGCTAGTCCATCTAATGAGATTGAGAAAAGTTTATGGGATGCTTATCATTATAATATTAAAAATGATTATGCTTTAAATAGTAATATTCAAAAAATTCACCTCAGTAAAACAGAAGATGCTTACTTGTATTCTTTTCCCTACCTAAGTGATGGAAAATTAAGAATACTTCAGGTTGAGCTAAATCATAAGGCATTAGTACTCGCTTTATATTAAAGTTGTTGTTAATAGTTCTGAGTTACTCTTGGATTGTTTTAAAAGATGCAGTACCTAAAAGATACTCAACTAAAGAAATAAGTTATCTTTGCAAAAATTATATTTAGACAGATTTAGAATATGAAATATTTGATTGTAGGCCTTGGTAATATCGGACCTGAATATGCAAATACCAGACATAATATTGGTTTTATGGTTGCAGACCATTTAGCAAAAGAAAATGGTGCATCTTTTACAATGGATCGATTGGCTTATGTTACAGATTTTAAACATAAAGGCAGAAGTATTACAGTAATTAAACCTACTACGTTTATGAACTTAAGTGGTAAGGCTTTAAAGTACTGGGCAAATCAATTAAAAATAAAAGCAGAAAATATTCTGGTTATTGTAGATGATCTTGCACTTCCTTACACAAC includes:
- the nagB gene encoding glucosamine-6-phosphate deaminase; translated protein: MNTTLLNQQIMTDREFERLQTLSFGTSAEASIVIAHEIADLIRDKASKGENAVLGLATGSSPLKVYDELIRLHKEDGLSFKNVITFNLDEYYPMQPDSVHSYVRFMKENLFDHIDIQDKNIHIPDGTVAMENVYSFCQDYEAKIAAAGGLDIQVLGIGRTGHIGFNEPGSTENSRTRIVTLDAVTRIDAAPSFGGLDNVPKRAITMGVKPIMQAGRIIMMAWGSGKAPIVKKMVEGDISMQVPATFLQKHDNVSVYIDEGATENLTRITTPWLVREVEWTEAMIKKAVVWLAYKTGKPVLKLTNKDYLESGLDSVLSTKGSAYDLNIEVFNMLQHTISGWPGGKPNADDTQRPERAEPAKKRVIIFSPHPDDDVISMGGTFQRLVDQGHEVHVAYQTSGNIAVSDDDARRYATFTQSMMKTFEFDSAESRSKLKEITGFLDAKEEGDIDSLAVRQMKGQIRRDESIAACRYTGIPVSNVHFLDLPFYETGKVRKNPVGTADIEIIKNLLTELKPEQIYAAGDLADPHGTHRVCLDAIFAALEELKTEEYMKNCWCWLYRGAWHEWPIDEIEMAVPMSPEQVLKKRKAIFFHESQKDGVVFQGTDDREFWQRAEERNAGTAKLYNQLGLSEYEAMEAFVRYHFI
- a CDS encoding alpha/beta fold hydrolase — encoded protein: MNLFYREIGEKGNTPFLIFHGLFGQCDNWMTLGKVLSEKFHVYMIDQRNHGQSPHSEDFSYQFLADDIKDFIEQHEIEKPIVLGHSMGGKAVMQFAANYPSMLSRMIIVDIAPRFYPVHHQVILEGLNALPITTIKTRGEADKALAEYIPNFGERSFLLKNIYRKKEGGFAWRPNLKVITENIEEVGKALESNHLIEVPTLFIGGSSSNYIQEADQKEINEKFASVHIVMIDGAGHWVHAEKPKELLEAINKFVF
- a CDS encoding nitroreductase family protein; its protein translation is MNSTEDFIPYIPDNISDEEMLLCSKKYYSKINKRRSLREFSDKQVPKEVIENVIRAASCAPSGANKQPWMFCAVSSAEVKKNIRKAAEKEEYEGYHGRMSDEWIEDLRQFGTDWHKEFLETAPWLIVVFKQVYNIDDEGIRHNNYYVNESVGLATGFLLNAIHEVGLVALTHTPSPMNFLVKELNRPANERPFLLIPVGYPKENSKVPNIDRKSLKEISEWY
- a CDS encoding exo-beta-N-acetylmuramidase NamZ family protein codes for the protein MNIITKKVDYSSLLVRYSVLTLLLFFTFILSSEANDSIPTVKVGIEVLRDKNFKSLEGKRVGLVTNPTGVDHNFTSTIDILHQAPNVQLTALYGPEHGARGDTDAGAHVNSYIDKITGLTVYSLYGKTRKPTPEMLQNVDVIVYDIQDIGVRSYTFISTLGLVMEAAAENNKEVIVLDRPNPLGGNKIEGNIVEPNFFSFVSQFPIPYIYGMTVGELAYMMNYEGWLKNKAQCKLSVVPMKGWKRNMRFKDTGREWVPTSPHIPFQEIAELYPATGIIGELEASFIGIGYTLPFSLLGAEWIDGLKYAEALNKLNLDGVHFRPISFTPYYKDKKGMKLHGVQVYITNFSTVRLSEIQFQALAVHHQLYPNKDLFKGKENRFGMFDKVCGSDQIRTRFTQNYTFDSIKDYWRKDEVAFKKKSTVYYMYR
- the pth gene encoding aminoacyl-tRNA hydrolase; its protein translation is MKYLIVGLGNIGPEYANTRHNIGFMVADHLAKENGASFTMDRLAYVTDFKHKGRSITVIKPTTFMNLSGKALKYWANQLKIKAENILVIVDDLALPYTTLRMKGKGGAAGHNGLKDIEAQLQSSAYPRLRFGIGDNYSKGKQVDFVLGEFSEDEKIDLDTLIEKSAEMSLSFCSIGLARTMNQYNK